The Kitasatospora albolonga nucleotide sequence CGGGGACCGGCAGCTCGCCGTCAACGTCACCAACAACAGCGCCACCTGCCGCACCACGGTCCACGCGAGCAACACGGTCACCGGCGGCAAGGGGCTGACCAACATCACTGTCACCCCGTGACGACCGCCTGAATACCTCAATACGCGAGTGAGGCCCGCCCCCCGAAGGGAACGGGCCTCACTCAGTGCTCCACAGCTTTACCGCAGCCGATGAGCCACCGGGGGTCGGAGCGTCAGCTCTGGCCGCCCGCCAGCTTCTCGCGCAGGGCGGCAAGGGCCTCGTCCGACGCCAGGGCGCCGGAGTTGTCCGCCGACTCCGAGGAGTACGAACCGCCACCGGAGCCGCCCGAGGCGGCCGGAGCGGCGCCGGCCGGGGCGGCAGCGCCCTCGGCAGCGGCGGCCTCGTCGGCCTCGCGGCTCTTGATGACCTGGGCCTGGTGCTGCTCGAAGCGCTGCTGCGCCTCGGCGTACTGGGTCTCCCAGACCTCGCGCTGCGCCTCGAAGCCCTCGAGCCAGTCGTTGGTCTCGGGGTCGAAGCCCTCGGGGTAGATGTAGTTGCCCTGGTCGTCGTACGACGCGGCCATGCCGTACAGCGTCGGGTCGAACTCGACCGAGGCCGGGTCGCCACCGAAGGACTCGTTGGCCTGCTTCAGCGAGAGGCTGATGCGGCGGCGCTCGAGGTCGATGTCGATGACCTTGACGAAGATCTCGTCGTTGACCTGGACGACCTGCTCCGGGATCTCCACGTGACGCTCGGCCAGCTCGGAGATGTGGACCAGACCCTCGATGCCCTCGTCGACGCGGACGAACGCACCGAACGGAACGAGCTTGGTGACCTTACCCGGGACGACCTGACCGATCTGGTGCGTCCGGGCGAACTGCTGCCACGGGTCTTCCTGCGTCGCCTTGAGCGACAGGGAGACGCGCTCGCGGTCCATGTCGACGTCGAGGACCTCGACGGTGACTTCCTGACCGACCTCGACAACCTCGGAGGGGTGGTCGATGTGCTTCCAGGAGAGCTCGGAGACGTGCACGAGACCGTCGACGCCGCCCAGGTCCACGAAGGCACCGAAGTTGACGATCGAGGAGACGACGCCGGAGCGGACCTGACCCTTCTGGAGGGTGGTGAGGAACGTCTGGCGCACCTCGGACTGGGTCTGCTCGAGCCAGGCGCGGCGGGACAGGACCACGTTGTTGCGGTTCTTGTCCAGCTCGATGATCTTCGCCTCGAGCTCCTTGCCCACGTAGGGCTGGAGGTCGCGGACACGACGCATCTCGACGAGCGACGCCGGGAGGAAGCCGCGGAGGCCGATGTCGAGGATGAGACCACCCTTGACGACCTCGATGACGGTACCGGTGACGATGCCGTCCTCTTCCTTGATCTTCTCGATGGTGCCCCAGGCACGCTCGTACTGAGCGCGCTTCTTCGAGAGGATCAGGCGGCCTTCCTTGTCCTCCTTCTGGAGAACCAGGGCCTCGATCTCGTCGCCGACCTTGACGACCTCGTTCGGGTCGACGTCGTGCTTGATCGAGAGCTCGCGGCTCGGGATGACACCTTCGGTCTTGTAACCGATGTCGAGGAGAACCTCGTCCCGGTCAACCTTGACGATGACACCGTCAACGATGTCGCCGTCGTTGAAGTACTTGATCGTCTCGTCGATCGCCGCGAGGAACGCGTCCGCGTCGCCGATGTCGTTGACCGCAACCTGCGGAGTGGTGGCGGTGGTCTCGGTGCTGCTCGTCATGTGGGAAAGGGCTCCGGTACGGACAGAGAGTCGTAGGTACTGCTACGCCGAAAGCCCGTATCGCCTCTGCAGAAGCCGGACAGCCTGGAAAGCGCGCAATCCGTTTCCGGAGAGACGCCTCGACAACCGAGGGGACATGCAACAGACGCGAGCGCGGCCTGCTAGGTCTGAGGCGCGCAGGCTCGCAGCGCAACTTGTAGCATACGGGGGCAGCCGGACAGGGTCAATGCGCGCAGGCGCGAACCGAGGGGCACCACGGCCCCGTACCGGCCCTGTACCGGAGCAACTCCTGTTCTCCGAGGCGTGTTCGGGCCGATCGACCCGTACACAATACGGCAGTGCGGCAAGGCGTCGCGCACACGCGTCTCTCTCCCGGTACCACCTCTGGTCCGTACCGCGTGCGGCGAGTGAAGGCAAACTACAACGACGGGCACGATGAGCCAAGAGATCCACGGGACCTACACAGAGGAACCCGACGAACCCGAAGCGACCCGGCGGGTGGCGGACGAGGCCGAGAGCAGCCGGGCCAGCCGGGGGTGGTGGGACCGCAACGCCGACGAATACCAGAGCGATCACGGCTCCTTCCTCGGGGACGACCGCTTCGTCTGGGGCCCGGAAGGGCTGGACGAGGCCGAGGCCGGCCTCCTGGGGCCCGCCGCTTCCCTCAAGGGCCTCGACGTCCTGGAGATCGGCGCCGGGGCCGCCCAGTGCTCGCGCTGGCTGGCCGGGCAGGGCGCCCGCCCGGTGGCGCTCGACCTCTCCCACCGCCAGCTCCAGCACGCCCTGCGCATCGGCGGGGACCTCCCGCTGGTGGAGGCGGACGCGGGCCGGCTCCCCTTCCGGGACGGCTCCTTCGACCTGGCCTGTTCCGCGTACGGGGCGGTGCCCTTCGTCGCCGACCCCGTCCAGGTCTTCCGCGAGGTCCACCGCGTGCTGCGGCCCGGCGGGCGCTGGGTCTTCTCCGTGACGCACCCGATCCGCTGGGCGTTCCCCGACGAACCGGGACCCGAGGGCCTCTCCGTCGCCGCCTCCTACTTCGACCGCGTCCCCTACGTCGAGCAGGACGAGGACGGCAACGCGGTCTATGTGGAACACCACCGCACGCTCGGTGACCGGGTGCGGGACGTGGTGGCGGGCGGGTTCCGGCTGGTCGACCTCGTCGAACCGGAATGGCCGGAATGGAACAACCAGGAGTGGGGAGGCTGGTCCCCGCTGCGGGGCAACCTGATCCCGGGCACGGCGATCTTCGTGTGCGAGCGGGACTGACGTCTCTCCGAGGAACGACCGCGTACGACACTGGGACCGTGATCCGCACCGAAGCCCTGGACCGCCTCCCCGTCCGCACCGCCGTCCCCGCCCTCCGGCGCGCGCTCGACGAGCGGGGCGTCGCCGTCCTGTGCGCCCCGCCCGGCACCGGCAAGACGACCCTCGTGCCGCTGGTCCTGGCCGGGCTGACCGGGGACGGACCGGTGCGCCGGGTCGTGGTCGCCGAGCCGCGCCGGATCGCCGCGCGGGCGGCGGCGCGGCGGATGGCCTGGCTGCTCGGGGAGCGGCCCGGCGGCCGGGTCGGCTTCACCGTGCGCGGCGAGCGCGTGGTGGGCCCGGACACCGTGGTGGAGGTCGTGACCACCGGGGTGCTGCTCCAGCGGCTCCAGCGCGACCAGGAGCTGGCCGGGGTGGACGCGGTGATCATCGACGAGTGCCACGAACGCCATCTGGACGCGGACACGGTGGCCGCCTTCCTCCTGGACGTACGGGAGGCGATCCGGCCCGATCTGCGGCTGGTGGCGGCATCGGCGACGACGGACGCGGAGGGGTGGGCGCGGCTGCTGGGCGACGCCCCGGTGGTCGAGGCCGAGGGGGTCTCGTACCCGGTGGAGGTGGTCTGGGCGCCGCCCGCGCGGCCGGTGAAGCCTCCGCACGGGATGCGGGTCGATCCGGCGCTGCTGACGCATGTGGCCGCCACCGTGCGCCGGGCGCTCGCGGAGCGGGACGGGGACGTGCTCTGCTTCCTGCCGGGTGTCGGGGAGATCGCGCGGGTGGCCGGGCAGCTGGCCGGGGTGGACGCGGAGGTGCTCCAGGTGCACGGGCGCGCCCCGGCCGCCGTGCAGGACGCGGTGCTGGCCGGGTCGTCCGGCGTACGGCGGGTGGTGCTGGCGACCTCGGTGGCGGAGTCGTCGCTGACGGTTCCCGGTGTGCGGGTCGTCGTCGACTCGGGGCTGGCCCGGGAGCCCCGTACCGACCATGCCCGGGGGCTGAGCGCCCTGACCACCGTACGGGCCTCGCGGGCGGCCGGTCGGCAGCGTGCGGGGCGGGCCGGGCGGGAGGCGGCCGGGGCGGTGTACCGGTGCTGGGAGCAGGCCGAGGACGGGCGGCTCGCGCGCTTCCCCTCCCCCGAGATCAAGGTGGCCGACCTCGCCGCGTTCGCGCTCCAGGCGGCGTGCTGGGGCGATCCGGAGGCTTCCTCGCTGGCCCTGCTGGACCCGCCGCCCGCCGGGGCGATGGCCGCCGCCCGCGAGGTGCTGGGCGCGATCGGGGCGGTCGACGGGACGGGCCGGGTCACGGAACGCGGCGTACGGATGTCCCGGCTCGGGCTGCACCCCCGGCTGGCGCGTGCGCTGCTGGACGGGGCGGCGGAGGTCGGGGCGCGGCGGGCCGCCGAGGTGGTGGCGCTGCTGAGCGAGGAGCCGCCGAGGGAGTACGGGGACGATCTCGCGGCGGCGCTGCGGACCGCCCGCCGGGGCCAGGACGGGTACGCGGGGCGCTGGAAGCAGGAGGTGCGGCGGCTGTCGAACCAGGTGGACGGCGCGGGGTCCGGATCTGGCTCCGGGTCCGGGTCCGGGTCCGGGTCCGGGTCCGGGTCCGGGTCCGGCGGACATCGTTCCGATGACGCCGTCGTCGGGCTCGTCGCCGCCCTGGCCTTCCCCGAGCGGGTGGCGCGGGCCCGGGGCGAGGGGGCGTTCCTCATGGTGTCGGGGACGGGCGCGGAGCTGCGGGAGGGGTCGCGGCTGCGCAGCGCGCCCTGGCTGGCCGTCGCGGTCGCGGACCGGCCCGCCCACGCGGCCTCGGCGCGCGTACGGCTGGCGGCGGTGGTCGACGAGGGGACCGCGCTCCTGGCCGCCGGGCAGCTGCGGGTGCGGGGCGAGGAGGTCCGCTGGGCG carries:
- a CDS encoding 30S ribosomal protein S1; the protein is MTSSTETTATTPQVAVNDIGDADAFLAAIDETIKYFNDGDIVDGVIVKVDRDEVLLDIGYKTEGVIPSRELSIKHDVDPNEVVKVGDEIEALVLQKEDKEGRLILSKKRAQYERAWGTIEKIKEEDGIVTGTVIEVVKGGLILDIGLRGFLPASLVEMRRVRDLQPYVGKELEAKIIELDKNRNNVVLSRRAWLEQTQSEVRQTFLTTLQKGQVRSGVVSSIVNFGAFVDLGGVDGLVHVSELSWKHIDHPSEVVEVGQEVTVEVLDVDMDRERVSLSLKATQEDPWQQFARTHQIGQVVPGKVTKLVPFGAFVRVDEGIEGLVHISELAERHVEIPEQVVQVNDEIFVKVIDIDLERRRISLSLKQANESFGGDPASVEFDPTLYGMAASYDDQGNYIYPEGFDPETNDWLEGFEAQREVWETQYAEAQQRFEQHQAQVIKSREADEAAAAEGAAAPAGAAPAASGGSGGGSYSSESADNSGALASDEALAALREKLAGGQS
- a CDS encoding SAM-dependent methyltransferase, translated to MSQEIHGTYTEEPDEPEATRRVADEAESSRASRGWWDRNADEYQSDHGSFLGDDRFVWGPEGLDEAEAGLLGPAASLKGLDVLEIGAGAAQCSRWLAGQGARPVALDLSHRQLQHALRIGGDLPLVEADAGRLPFRDGSFDLACSAYGAVPFVADPVQVFREVHRVLRPGGRWVFSVTHPIRWAFPDEPGPEGLSVAASYFDRVPYVEQDEDGNAVYVEHHRTLGDRVRDVVAGGFRLVDLVEPEWPEWNNQEWGGWSPLRGNLIPGTAIFVCERD
- a CDS encoding ATP-dependent helicase HrpB → MIRTEALDRLPVRTAVPALRRALDERGVAVLCAPPGTGKTTLVPLVLAGLTGDGPVRRVVVAEPRRIAARAAARRMAWLLGERPGGRVGFTVRGERVVGPDTVVEVVTTGVLLQRLQRDQELAGVDAVIIDECHERHLDADTVAAFLLDVREAIRPDLRLVAASATTDAEGWARLLGDAPVVEAEGVSYPVEVVWAPPARPVKPPHGMRVDPALLTHVAATVRRALAERDGDVLCFLPGVGEIARVAGQLAGVDAEVLQVHGRAPAAVQDAVLAGSSGVRRVVLATSVAESSLTVPGVRVVVDSGLAREPRTDHARGLSALTTVRASRAAGRQRAGRAGREAAGAVYRCWEQAEDGRLARFPSPEIKVADLAAFALQAACWGDPEASSLALLDPPPAGAMAAAREVLGAIGAVDGTGRVTERGVRMSRLGLHPRLARALLDGAAEVGARRAAEVVALLSEEPPREYGDDLAAALRTARRGQDGYAGRWKQEVRRLSNQVDGAGSGSGSGSGSGSGSGSGSGSGGHRSDDAVVGLVAALAFPERVARARGEGAFLMVSGTGAELREGSRLRSAPWLAVAVADRPAHAASARVRLAAVVDEGTALLAAGQLRVRGEEVRWADGDMVARSVDRVGAVELAVRPLKQPGPELVRGALVEGLEREGLGLLRWSRDSEQLRLRLAFLHRVAGAPWPDVSDAALLANPGAWLEPELSRARRRADLGRIDAGQALRRLLPWATGEAVRLDELAPERIEVPSGSRIRIEYGGEQPVLAVKLQELFGLAETPRVAGVPVLVHLLSPAGRPAAVTADLASFWRDGYKAVRAELRGRYPKHPWPEDPATVPATRYTSARLKRS